The DNA sequence GCAATTCAAAAAACGCTTTTGAGGGTCTTTTTCATCAGATCCATCCTTAACCACGTCATCAGCTGGTTTAGGGTCTTTGTTTCTTTTTACCTTCAATCTTAATGTTTTTTTCGTCATGATATCAGTTTACAGTTCTAGGAAATTATGTATTTTTCGACGCTTTTAAAGTCACCTAACCTGCCATATACAGAAAATTTGGTGTAATCGATACACTCTTATTACATCACACAGCTGCAGAATACCCACAACCTAATAGGCTAAGCCCCCCTTAATAGGGCGCTGTGCTATTTTGTCTATGGCAAGCAAAAAACATCATTAATCATCATGAAAATGACCCCCAACCCCAACATTCTGCCAATATATCACTGCCGAGACCGCCTTGCATTAACGCTTGCCAGGCCATGCAGAGGCCAACAATCCTTAATAGCGATGCCCCACAGCCTACTTATAAGTAAAGGAATTCAATGGTCGACTAAAAAAACTAATCTTCATGATCATATTGATCGGTATAACCCTCTACCTTAGAGGCCTCGTTGAAAACTTTTTCATCCGCGTCATCTTCGCTTGATGGGTCTTTTTCAGGCTCGCCGTGGTCGCCTTCTTTCATCGCTACTTCGTCATCAAAATAGTGCTCTATGGTGAACTCACACTCTACTGCGCTAACATTTCCACCGGAATAATAGGAATAGTTAGCGACAGATTCTGGGTGCTCCCAAACCTCTAATGTAATAAGCATACCTTGAGTACATGACGTGCAAGGGGCATCTAACCGGGCGATATAGCGTATAAATTCATCATCTTCAGATTCTGGGCTAGTATCCTCGTGGAACGCTAAAGACTTTCCCTCAACGTTATAGGTTTCTTTACAGTGGGTGCATATATAACTTACATATCCGTCAATTGTGACGTTCATAAAATGATTACCTTTGGATAATATTGGTTATCCGTTTTTCTCAAAACCAAAAGCACAGGCTGAATATAAGTTATAAAACTAGCTCGCGGGGAGACAACAGCGCTTATACTTTTTACCACTGCCACAGATACAGGCCGCGTTGCGCTTTGGCTGTACATCCTGCTCGATACGTAAAACATCCTGCTGATAAAATTCGCTAAGCGCATCAAATAAATGCGGGTGCTTATTTTTAAGCATTTTAGGCCGTTCAAAAAAATACTCCGAAGCCACCGCAAAAAACTCTGCCCTATTGGTTGCACCATAGTCACGAATATTACTTTTTCGGGCATGGATAGCCTTTATCTTTGCAGCCACCAATTCAAACCAAGGGATAGAGAACGCATGCTCTTTTAGACGTTCAGGGTAACCGTCACATTCACCGTCCATCATATCAATTAGATGCACAAACTCATGAATACCCACATTATGCTTGTCTTTAGTATTTTCAAAACCCTGGTATAAGGCAGGTCGGCTAAGCACAAGCTTATTGGCCATTTTACCGGAGCCCACCATGCCGGTAATACGCGAACTAGGCTGACCAAACTCAATATCTTCATTAAATGCCGCTGGCAGTAAGTACACCGTTTCAAGGTTAAAATAGTGCCATTTTTTGAACCCCCACACAGGAATAATGGCGCTAGCGGCAACCAATAAACGGTCATTATCAGAGACCTCAAACTGGCCAGATTCAACACGGGTTGTACTTAAAAAAAGCAATACCCGCTGATTAAACAGGTTTTTGTCATCCTCTGTTAACACGCGATAAAAAGCGACTTTCGCCAACAAAAACGCCGTCCATTCCGGTAACCAAACGGTCGATACTTCATTAACTGTGTTCTTAGCCCCTAAACCAAAGAAAGCGCTAACCACACGTTTGACCCAACCCAGCATAATATTTACCTTAAAAATAACGTTTTACCAACTTTTACAATGTGCCCTAAAATAGGCACACCCTACGCAGAAATAGCAAAAGCCGCCTTAGCGGTCATTATACATCGACACAGGCTGGTAAAGCATATGGCGCGTTTCGCCACGGTAAGTAGGGCTGTACAAGATAGGGAGAAGCGGAAAACGCTCAGATATGCGGATGTGACAGCTAAGACTGGCGCCATTTATACTTCAATCCGCGATAAAAAACATCCACCTCATCTTGAGCAGACAAAAAGTGTTGTTTGCGGATTTCCTATAGGCATCCCTCTGTAATGCTATCAATTGCAAAGGGGGGCTAACCCGTATTTAAATAAAGTGCTTGCGAACACGCCACACCCTTGCCGCAATTACGCTCAAACATCTGCGCATAATCGGCCATGCGCGCCACCGAACCAGCACTGGAACCGTAACGGCGACCAAAGTTTTGAACGTGGTCGATCCATTTATTTGGATTAATACCCAACCTCGACACAATAGCCGGAAGTTCGCTGGCAATAGCCCCGCGTTTATCGTCTCGCAGAATACGGCCGGTGGTATCCACCAACTCAAAATAATCTTCACGGGTAAAGGGTAAGGCATGGTGAGTATCGGTATGGGAGGAACCATCAAAGGGCATTAACGGCGCCTCGGGTAAGGCATCCAAACCCATTTCAGCTTTAATTTCACGCTGCTTTTGAATACGAGCATTCAATTTCTGCTCGTCTTTAGATTTGGTATTTTTGTATTTTACGTAATCGAATAAACGCTGCTGTATGGAGGTGAAATCACTCTCCATAAGATCTGTTTCCATCGCCGCCCGAATGGGGTTGAGGTCGACATAGGTCATGCAGCTTAGTAGTGCGGCCTCATCCAATAGGGCCTGACTTTTAAAACGCCCCTCCCAAAACCGGCCTTTACAGTTTTCTTCCTCGTTGGCCATACGGGCTATGGTTTCATTAACGCCGCGCATCAGCGTGCCCTTTGGGTAAAACCAGCTGATATCGTATAAGCGTTTACGCCACTTCTCAATAATCTCATCCACCACCGCTTGCGTAGCCACATCTATAGCCTCCGGGTTCCCCAGCCAACGATCAACCAGCATATGGCCGCTATACAACTGCATCCAGCGCTCGGCCACTTCTTTATTACTCCATGCCTGCGCCCTAGCCTTATCCGCATGCAGCACCACATGGTAATGATTACTCATTACCGCATAAGCGCACACATCTACCGCATACACATACGACAAAAAACGCAAGCGAGATACGATCCACTGCTTACGGTGATCGTAATTCTCACCCGTCGAATGATCTTCACCACACAAATATGCACGCCGAACACAGCGTACATAACAATGGTAAAACGGCGTTGAATCCAGAGAAATTAATGTTTCGCGGCTTTGGGTCATGGTTGCATAAATTACAAGAGGCCTTATTCAAATTCGAAGTGCACCACCTAAACTCTAAGTATCTGATAACTGGAGATAAATATGGGACTTCTTTATTCACATTTGTCACTTCACGAACGGCAATTAATGTTTAATTGGCATCACTACCACAGCATACCCATTCGAGAGATTGCTCGCAGACTCGGTCGTTCTCACTCTACAATTTCACGAGAACTGAAACGCAATATCTCAAGCTACTATGTACCAACCTGGTACCCACACCTTGCCCAATCGATGTATGAGCGGAAAATGAGGGTTAGAGCGCAACGGGAAAACCTGAAAAGTAGCAACATTCAAGTCTACGTCATTGAAAAACTCAAGATAGGATGGACACCAGAGCTAATCTCAGGCCGTTTAAAGCACCATGAAACTCTACCCTATGTTTGCCATGAAACAATCTACCAATACATTTACAAAGAAGCACCTGAACTAATTTCCTGTTTGGCACGAAAACACAAATAACGTAAAAAGAAATATCCTGCTAGAAAATACAAGCAAGCAATCAACAACAAAACATCCATCCTAGAGCGCCCCGAAATAATCAATGACCGACTTGAATTTGGTCACTGGGAAAGTGACTCCATCATCTCTGCAGGTCAAAAACCTGGCTGTAACGTTGTTATTGAGCGCTGTACTCGCATGGTTCATATCACTAAGTTGAATGCAAAAACGGCAGAAGAAACGGAAAAGGCCCTTGTAAACAAGCTTATTCACCACCCATGCGATTTCGTAAAATCCATTACTTATGACAACGGAACCGAAAACTCTAACCACTTAAAAACTAATGATCAGCTAAAATGCGACTCGTTTTTTTGTCAGGCTTACCACTCATGGGAAAAAGGTGCTGTCGAACAAGTGAATGGCTTAATTCGTCGTTTCTTACCCAAAAAGACCGATATCACTCAAATTTCAGATAAGAAAATATTAGAGATTGAACATATTCTAAACTCTCGCCCAAGAAAATGCCTTAATTACCGAACACCACTCGAAGTATACGAACAGTATCGCAAAGATCTTCCAATAAGCTCAGCCTAGAATGAAAAAGGCCGACTAGAAATTAATTTCTGTCGGCCTCAACTTGTCACGGCCATCGGCTCCTCAGCCTGTACCGCTAATTTAGCGTAGTACAGCAGGATTAACTTGTCCAAAAATACCTGCGGGGTTTGGGGCGGCAAGCCCCAAGAGCTAAAACACAAAACAACTATCTCTTAGTGTCGATTGGTATAAGCAAACCATTGATCCAGAAACTAAAAAGTAGTTAACTTGTGCTGCCGGTGCACTTTAATCTTGAAGCTGGCGAGGCCGGAAGACTTGTCAAGTTATTGGATGTCCTTTTATTGTTTCTGGGACGCAAATAATTGCACGTCTGCCAACCCATTCCCCGAATGTGGTGCCGAAGCGCCCAGCCCACCGAAAGGGCAGCCAGCTCAAAAATCGTATAAGGATTTCAACACCAGTTGGCCATTGAATTCATGGAGTGTGACTGAAAATTCCAATGGCTATCAAACGGCTTATCTACGGTTACTGTCTAAATTTGTTAATTAGCCGCTAAAAAACGAAACGGACGCGAATAGTATCACCGAGGTTATCCGTCACGCCATTACCATCTACAATCACCTGCTCTTTGAACGCAGAGACGATAACGCCGATATTCTGTTGCGGCTATAAAGCCGCAAAAGTAAAAAAAGTCGCCTTCACTTAAATTATGAGGGCCCAGGCAACACCAAGGAACAATCCTATTTCGGGGCCAATAGCATGGGAAGTGTTTAGGCCGTGACCACAGTCGCTTGCTTACATTTTCACTCTTCATAGCCTGGATATTGTTCTGGATTAACGCCAGTTGATTTAATAATTCTTGGATACTTCACTTTAGCTTCTGCGGCTAGCCGTTTCCTTGATTTTTTTATTTGAAAGAGCCAGCAATCTCCAAAATCGAACAGGTAATATAATTTCAATCCAGTAATGGGGTATATTTCGTTGAGTTTCACATTTTCCGGAATAGCACCGGACTTATTCCTCGGATTCTTTCCAAGATAAAATTCATGCAAGTGATCATCATCAAAGGCCACTATCTCTTGAATATAGTTATGCAATTGACTAAGAGTAAAGCACTCTGTTACTTCTATTATCCTAACCCAAGGAACATCCTCTTCACTATATGGAAATGAAACTTCTAAGGTAAATATCTCCATGAATTCCTCTCTATACTGATTGGGGTGCAAACGCCCGCTTCAGCCGCAGCTGGTATGGAGCTTTTTTGTGTTATTGCTTGAGCGATAGCGATTAACACAAAATAGCGTAGCATTATTTATCTTAGTTAGGATGTGGTGCCCGTTAAATCGGGGGAAGTTCAAGGTTAGATTTACTGGCTTTGTATGGCAACTACTATGGCATTAGGATACATTGAGCAGTTGTCTCAATGGGCATTGAATCTTGATCTATACCATACCTCAAAATCAGCGTGGAACACTCGGAACTTTGCCACAGCTTGCAGTAATTTAAAGAGAAATGGCAAGACTCGTTTATGCACCCGAAATTTACTTGATCCCACTTACTTCGTATATTTTCAGAAAATATCATTGAGGCAACATGACCGATACTATTTTCAACATAACTTTCGCAACTCCAATTTTCGTCTGATATATTGAGACTGGCGCTTTCCATTAGTTTTACTAAATGCCTATTCGGTAAGTCCGCACTTCCAAAAGATCGATACAAGAGCGCTGTGAACACTAGGCTTGCAACAACTAATCCAGCTAGAAAACCAAAAAACAACTTTACCATTGATACTTCCGATAAATTATTTCCTAACGCCCTGCAGCAGCGGCCGAAGTGTAGGCCATACTGGCTGAGTTTGTCTTGAATATTGTAAAGAACTTTTTCAAAATCATCCCACGGACCATTCTCAACAAGAACAAGCCGCCACGGGTTTTTTGCTACAAAGTCTATATTCACTCTATTCTTACGAAGCTAACGCCCTGCAGCAGCAGGCTGGAGTACAGGAGTTTTTTTCGGTAGCGTAGCGTTTTACAGAAAAAACCAGCTCCGGAACGGAAGTCCGCCAGCTGAGATGGTTATGTTTGACCACGACCTCCGGAACTACTCGAATTACTGATCCAACTTTGCGCACGATACATTTGTTCCATTTCCTCCAGAGCGCGCGTTACACACATAGTCAACTCCTTTGCAGGAGGCAGTCCAAGTTTCCGTATACCCATCTGTTTTTTCAACAACCTCTATATCTTCCGGCAAACAACCAATTTCACCTGACGCGTAGTTTTTCCACCTATGCTCTTTATGCTCTAGGTTCATCTTTTTCAACGATTCCACCGAACATCCGTATAGACATATGGCAGCTAACAATATTGACATCTTTTTATTCATATCATTATTCCCTTGATTGCTATTTGTAACTTAATGAAAGAACATAACGCTCCGTTCAGCCGAATTTTTGAAGGAGCCCGTTTGTGCTATTAAGCACAAAAAGGAGCGACGCAAAAAATATCGGCTGGAACGGCTTGTTGAACAAAGCCGCTACGCGGCAAGAACCCCCATTGTAATCAAAACTTTCCTTAGGCGCCTCAACTTCTGATGTGCTGTTTTTTAAAGAGGAAAGTACCATGAATTCGCAAGAAAAACGTAAATTCAAAACTAAATACGACAAATTCGAACAACTCCAACAACGCTTTCGGACACCCACACTAACACTTGAACCCCGCCGCAAACCACTGTACATTACAACAGCAAAAATAAACTCAAAGAACGAGCCGTGCCCCGCCCAAGGAAGCAACAAATATCCCTAGAAGCCACACCCTACTACCACTCGGCTTTGGCATCCTGCGTCGCTCTGCGTCCTGCAGTCGTGTACCTCTCGCTGTGTACGCAGAGCCTTTCTCTGTGGCCTTGATGCGCTAACAGGCAAAGATGACGAATACCGCCGTCAATGGGTTGAAGACCGTATTCTATTTGTGGGGGAGGTTTTCTGCATTGACGTGTGTGCCTATGCGGTAATGAGCAACCACCACCATGGGTGCTACACATCAATATGGCTGAAGCCCAAAGCCTAAGGGACCTAGAAGTATGCGAACGCTGGCACAAGCTTTACAAAGGCACCCTCTTAACTCAGAAATTTTTAAAGGGTGAACTAGTCGACGAAGCCTAGGTGCTCGCCGTCAAGGAAAAGCTCGACCAATGGCGCCTTGAATTAGCCAATATCAGCCGCTGGATGTGGGCCTTAAACGAGCCCATTGCCCGTATGGCAAACGCCGAAGATCAATGTACAGGGCGCTTCTGGGCAGGTTTTTGCTCCTGCAAAACCTGCATTTCCAACATCCATGTTGGTCAGCGCCGGTTTAAATCACAAGCGTTGCTCGATGAAAAAGCCTTAGCCGCCTGTATGGCCTATGTGGATTTAAACCCCATTCGAGCCAAAATGGCAAAAACCCCAGAAAGCTCTGACCACACCTCAATAAAACGCCGTATTGATACCCTAGAAACAGATAACCCATAACCGTTAAAGCTCCCCGAATTTGTGGGTAACCCAAGAGAACCCATGCCCCAGGGCCTACCCTTTCATCTACAAGATTACGTGCAGCTTGTAGATATTACCGGCAGGGCTATTCGTGAAGACAAACGTGGCTTTATCGACAACAACTTACCTCCTATTCTTGAGCGCCTCAATATCTCCAGCCGCGAATGGCTTGTACTGACCACCCAGTTTGAATCCAAATTCAAAAGTTTGGTTGGCTGTAAGGAGAAGCTTATGCTTGCAACAAAGGCATTAGGGCTGCAAAGAAGGCCGGCTTACGCCAATTGTGAAGCGATACTCCACTAACACTCCCAACCGATATTAAGCCCCGCCTCACTTTCTTCTTTAGAAAGAATTAGTCTCGTTCAAAACTTGGCGAAACAAAACATATCGCGCCAAAACAATACTCGTAGCCAACCGAGAACAAAAACAACGAATTAACCGGAAACCCTCGAAACAAACTCGATCGCATTTTTCTTAGCGTGGCTGTCCAATATTCTCTGAATTCTCTATAGGGTCAAAGAACCAATATTTTTCATTGCTGCCACTCAAACTCTTAACCTCTTTGATTAGTCTCGAATAGTACTTATTTAAAGTACCCACTTTCCAAGCGTTGATGTACGCCCTTCCTTTGAGGGACTGAACAAAAGGCTCGATCATGTCATCTTTACCTGCCCTTACCATCGACGCCTTGATTAGTGCCATCAAGTGGATGTGATTTTTAAATAATGCAGGAGAATCTGAAAACTCTTTGAGAATAGATGACTTACTATAATCGAACGACTCCACTAAATACTTGTGAGTAAATTCGTGCAATACCAAAGGAATATTGGCTGATATAGGGGATCGCATATTCTTTATTCTACCCATATGGCTTCTTATACTTACTACTAACGGGCTACTTCTAGACCCGTAACCACACACAGAAGTGTAAACCGTCAACTCCCTTCGGGAGTACTCTCTACCAACAATGCTAATCAACGCCGAAAGTAACTCAGCGCCCTCTGTATCCCACTGCCCCTGCAATATGGGTGTGAGAGAGATTGCTTCTTTCATGACATCTTCACGCGTAGAGCCACGCGCAGTCAAATCGGTAGCTAACCTCTTGCATTTAGAATCTGAAACAATACCATACTCAAATACAAGCTTAGGAATTTCTACTTTAACCGCAGCCGCCTCGGTTGACACGAAAAATATTCCAAGCAACAAAAATGTATTCCGTGTCATAAATATTTGCTCCAATCGACCTAACCGGTGATTCATAACGCTCGGCTCACCTGCGGCCAAGCCGGAGTGGTTTTTGTGTTAAAGTGTAGCGAAGCGCAACCACAAAAACCGCTTAGGTTTGGACGGGTCTGGTTTACACACTTGTTATGTGCCGCTCTTATTTGACATATATTTGTTTATTAACACTGCTAACCCAAATAAAATTATACTCACAAACAAATAAACGAAACCGAACTTTGTTGGATCCGAACCATCTGTTGATACTACTTTATAGAATTGATGGCCGCCACCTTCGGATTCCCCCCCTCCAAAACTTATCCCCTCCACTGGAAGGAAATCACTCCCGAAAGCCAACAGAGCTAGAACCATAAATATGGCCGCAATAATTTTAAGCATTACGCTTAGTGCTCTCATTTTAATACATTCCATTACTCAATCTATTCGACTTATCACTCAGCCACATAACGCCTGTGTATGAGGCATTTTTTATGTAGTGTAGTTTTGGGGTATAGTGGCGTAGCCACCCCAAAACGAAGCGAAGTAAAAAATGTCCTTATGACACACTTGTTAGCTTGACCCTGTGAATGCATAAACAGTAAGAAAACCCACGCCCAACACCTATAAATGGAGCTTGAAAGGCTGGTTTCGTGATGTATTCTGGATTTCACTCTGAGTGAGTTCCAGAGCACATAAAATCCATAAATAAATAAAAAAACGGCTCAAGTTTTTGTTACTATTTTTTCACCACAAAAAAAAGAATAAAAACAAGAGCCGTTTCGATATGAAGTATAGCAAGACCGAGATTAACAGTAAAACCCACGCCGTCCCTGACGTCCGTTTTGACGACCAGAAACTCACGTCGTTTGGGGGTTTGGTCATATTTCAGTTGATGCTAAAATCGCTTAACTTAAAACATCGCTTAAGGCAATGCTTAGAGCGCGGCCAACCGAATCAGACATACGGGCAAGCGACATTAGTTATACTCCTTATTGTCCATATCACCCTAGGTTATCGTAAGTTAAGTGATATAAAGTTCTACCAGCATGATCCTATAGTAAAACACCTGCATGGGCTCAACAGTCTGCCTAATGACTCAACGCTTAGCCGTCGACTGAACGCCGTTACAGGTCAGCATATTGAAAAAGTCTCACTTTTATCTCAGCAATTGGTCGTGGATCGCTGCGTCGAAGAAAAATTATCTCGCATTACCCTGGACTTTGATGGATCTGTAATATCAAGTAAACGCTACGCAGAAGGCA is a window from the Teredinibacter franksiae genome containing:
- a CDS encoding M90 family metallopeptidase, whose translation is MLGWVKRVVSAFFGLGAKNTVNEVSTVWLPEWTAFLLAKVAFYRVLTEDDKNLFNQRVLLFLSTTRVESGQFEVSDNDRLLVAASAIIPVWGFKKWHYFNLETVYLLPAAFNEDIEFGQPSSRITGMVGSGKMANKLVLSRPALYQGFENTKDKHNVGIHEFVHLIDMMDGECDGYPERLKEHAFSIPWFELVAAKIKAIHARKSNIRDYGATNRAEFFAVASEYFFERPKMLKNKHPHLFDALSEFYQQDVLRIEQDVQPKRNAACICGSGKKYKRCCLPAS
- a CDS encoding transposase, producing the protein MCGEDHSTGENYDHRKQWIVSRLRFLSYVYAVDVCAYAVMSNHYHVVLHADKARAQAWSNKEVAERWMQLYSGHMLVDRWLGNPEAIDVATQAVVDEIIEKWRKRLYDISWFYPKGTLMRGVNETIARMANEEENCKGRFWEGRFKSQALLDEAALLSCMTYVDLNPIRAAMETDLMESDFTSIQQRLFDYVKYKNTKSKDEQKLNARIQKQREIKAEMGLDALPEAPLMPFDGSSHTDTHHALPFTREDYFELVDTTGRILRDDKRGAIASELPAIVSRLGINPNKWIDHVQNFGRRYGSSAGSVARMADYAQMFERNCGKGVACSQALYLNTG
- a CDS encoding helix-turn-helix domain-containing protein yields the protein MGLLYSHLSLHERQLMFNWHHYHSIPIREIARRLGRSHSTISRELKRNISSYYVPTWYPHLAQSMYERKMRVRAQRENLKSSNIQVYVIEKLKIGWTPELISGRLKHHETLPYVCHETIYQYIYKEAPELISCLARKHK
- a CDS encoding IS1096 element passenger TnpR family protein, whose product is MEIFTLEVSFPYSEEDVPWVRIIEVTECFTLSQLHNYIQEIVAFDDDHLHEFYLGKNPRNKSGAIPENVKLNEIYPITGLKLYYLFDFGDCWLFQIKKSRKRLAAEAKVKYPRIIKSTGVNPEQYPGYEE